gtgaaggattccacttcttgtgtcttgattttgacccaggtgtcgtctacatatctgtaccagtggctgggtactcttcctttgaaagagccaagagccttcctttccacttcctccatgtaaaggttggctacaataggtgacacgggggagcccatggcacagccatgtttttgtctgtagaagccttcgttgtatttgaagtatgttgtgttaaggcagaggtctaacagtgtgcaaatctgatcgggtgtgaagttggtcccgtcttccaaggagctgtcttcttgtagtcgttttctgacagtctccacggcctccgtggtgggtatgcaagtgaagagagagactacaaaggacaccatggtttcatttGGATCCAGgttaagtttctggaccttgtcagtgaagttcttgatgtggtgtggggtgttccccacgagaggagcaaggatggtGGCAAGGTGTTTTgcaatgttataagtggctgagtttatgctactgaatatgggtctgagtgggacagcttccttgtggattttaggaagtccgtaaatgcagggtatggaatcccctgggtaaaggcggtgatatgtaaggcggtcaatggttttgtccttttcaaagtcttgaaggcaagctataactttctttttgtagctgcttgtggggtctcgctttaaggcttcgtaggcattgttgtcactgaggagagtagtgatctttgtatggtaatctgtagtgtttaggactagggatgggtaccggtgtccggtgccatgatggcaccggttctgacacaAACGgtaccagaccgaaaagcagcgcacatttcggtgctttatttcggtgcttattttttcctgagctgtgatacacttctagccaatcattttacgtttccgaggatagtaggcgggtccaggtacgtacgttcttttagagcagagctacagattaaaaatgcccaaggcgaagcggtcaaaagtctggctgtacttcacagcaaaatatgcaaactcagcagcttgcaacaagtgctttaagctgatactgtgatactatcaaaggaggtaacacctcgaatccgatgaaacacctggcgacgcatagcgttttttttaaaagccaagaaatgcgctgtatttgatagcttgctgcgagacctcacacccagcgcatctactgcaggtgtggtgcctgttatcagacccggagttagcaacatccccaaaaacacaaagaggagagtcctggcccctagccctgccagtgtagcagaaatgatgacggcagcagcagccgttcttctctgcgtgagtagcttaatgttgttcgtgtgtaatttacgttgagtaggctaaccacgttattacattaatgcaggtaaggtgaactagcaaacatcatcatagctacatgcggctgtcttcttgtttgatggcagatactcccttcaccctggccaaaaaggctaaaatgaccaaagaaaaagagggaaatggctaaacatgagaggtttttggataaagtttgtgttttttccattgtttaagcactgcttccagccaagagtgataccatatatgccccatagctgcagaaaagactaacattgttatctttttacaaaaaccagctgaacatgagaggtttttggaccaattttgtgttctccattctttaagcaccggtttgagcaccgtttgagcaccggcaccatttcaaaagtaccgatttggcaccggtaccggataaaacctaaacgatacccatccctatttaggaccacggtgcatcttcccttatcagctggtaaaacagtgatgttgtggtctttgctcagggaagcgacggccttcttttcttgtattgtgaggttggacggagggactttggcactggagagggtggctgagactttcatcctgatttgctctgcttctgtctgtgataatttttaatccataTGGCggattctgtggctgtgatgaggtccactatgggcaactgttgtggagaaatggcaaaattgagtcctttggctaatactctcttttcagtttcagtgaGATTCCGGTCTGAAAAGTTCTTTACCCATTTCTCCTGACTGActtcaggtgtgttttcttctctgggttGTGTAGGTGTAGGTTCAGAatgaggagtgtgtgtttttgaaagcaaggtgtgaaatttcctgcgttgtctttcttttcctttagaaTGTTGGGCCCGCTGAGCCTTGTCCACAAACTTGTAAACCTCTTCTAAGATTGGAGAGGGTAGAAGGGTTTCCAGTTCCTGCAGAGTCTGGCTGATCTTGATCTGGAGGGCATCTATAGTGAAATGGACCTGTCTTATCCTTTCACTTAAAAGGTGATTTTGTGCTCTCTGTAGAATCAAGTCTGTTCTGTATCCCCTGACAGTGGATCCAAGGCGCAGGCGcaggggggatactcccactaggtttaaatctgggactctccaccatttgaccttagaactgaagaagcttctcggatgagaggtgaaacgtcttcaagcaacttaaagaagtccagacgcttttctttgcaagctcctttgaccatagAACCATTAAAATACATCTGCAGCTTATCATTTCAGACTGGAGAACtgaaaatagctaaagttgttaattattaaattaattatgTTAAACAACAGAACAGGAACCAAAATAGGAGTTATCTATTCCTTGAAGTTTTATCTATgaggacataataaaaaatcatGTTATCCTTCCCACCAGTTGCACGTAACTTACTGCTAGTTGCGGTGACACTGGTGGtactgtgctggcccatgtgtggattacctctggcaaacctgatctgggccaccaaagggccatcATTCTTTGTGGTATGTGAGCCATGTGTAAGTTGTGTTCAGCCACGGGCCAGTTGTAGACACACTGCTgaccctgtgctggcccagatgtcagcctgatgtgtaccttaatcaagccatgtaataacaaaatgtgctggaacataatagtgcaaaagtaactgTGACAGTGACATGAACTATGTCATATTTTGAATTATGACATAATTTCATAGTTCAAGCTTCTTTAGGAAGTGACTATGATCAGCAAAGATATCCTAAATGTGGCAGGTGTAGGTTGAACAAGAAACgtgattattaattttttataaAGAAACTGCTTTTCAAATGTAGCAGACCATATGGGAATAGTGTAATCTATATCATGGTTTAATTGTGTGCCTTTGTGGGTTTGATAGACTTAATCCCTTATACTTCCCAAGTGACATCAGCCTAGCACTCACTCATTTTTAACGAGGCAGAgaaacttcctgttaaaacttaTCTACAATTTCTACACTTATTGTGAGCTCAGTGGTTATATGCATGATAtcttcttaaaaaaacattgttgCGTTTGAGGAAGTTCCTTATGTCTTCCCATAtgtactgtcacggctgccgaggcgagccgtgtggagttggaagaaggacccaagatgcaggcagtggatgagataccggtggttttatttacagaggtgtagtggcaaacaaacagtggggcataacaaataactaaagacacctaaactgggagaactaaaaataacagacctgggagcatatgacaacggggtgagaagcagagagacgcagacgaggaacaggacaccgtggaacacagggtaacagactgacacggcgttacacagacgaaccggcaacaggcaggaaaacacacagggcttaaatacacacaccagtaatcaggggatgagagacaagagggcaacacagctgggaggaatctgggctgacgggacaggggaaacgtaaactgatcacactcacatacgacacggaccttcacaataaaacaggaaactcagacacatggaaccagacaagacattgaactaaacagacagattcacaaacagatggggtgacaccatagacagacagatacagacgcagactcagaggcagaccgaatataacacagaacctaaacaatcatctagaaaatgataacaaactaaaagcgctgggtcaccgacccaggaccatgacatgtaCAACAAACTGTACATTCTTGCATGTAACAGTATGTTGCACCCCTATAGTTATGCGAAAAAGAAAGTAAACCACTTTCCATTCTAAGGTTTAATCTATTTAAAAAGCAaggaaaatgcagaagcagtgtatGATATGTAAAACTTTGGAATTGAAAGAGGAGTCAGCTTTATCTGAACAAACTACTTCTCTCAGCAGCCGGTTGAGTTGTGGCTTTTTTCTACACGTACCTTCCAATTGCTTCAATGATCAGGGTTTGGAGTTTGAGGCAAACTTCCATTCAACTTCTAATATTTACTGTGGCAAGCTCCTTTGAGCGCTCAGTAAGGAAGACCCATCATGGATTGATGATACCATTCTTGAGTTTAGGGTTCTGAGCTGTGAAAAAGGTTTAGGCATTCAGGGTAGCAATGTCAAGTTGTACCACAGCTGCTTCTATGTTTTACACTTGTAGGTGCCAACCATCTAGTCCAGGGGtgtgaactccaggcctcgaggaccGGTGTcccgcaggttttagatatcaccctgtttcaacacacctgaatcaaatgattagttcgttaccaggcttccggagaacttcaagacatgttgaggtgataATAGTAAAATGAGAATGTGATCAGTTATGTTTTCCCAATTTCTGGTATTTTCATCCACCTTTTGTTGCTAGACATATGGGAATGCTTCACTGCAACATGTATTTTGGTGTGGCTGTGTGCCTTCGTGTGTTTGATAGACATAATGTTTTATAAATCCCAAGTGACATCAGCCCTACCTTGTTATGGTCTGGTGTGCATAATTTGCTCACTCTAATGAGGTAGAGAAACTTCCTGTTAATAATTATCTACAATTTCCACACTTGTTCTTAGTGCAATGGTTGTATGCATgatatctttttaaaaagctcattACAACCATCAAATTCAATACTGACATTACCcccatccttccatccattcgcttccgcttatccttttcagggtcgcggggggcgctggagcctatcccagctgtcatagggcgagaggcggggtacaccctggacaggtcgccagtctgtcgcagggccaacacacagggacagacaaccattcgcactcagattcactcgcacattcaaacctagtggcaatttggattatccaattaacctatccccacaagttgcatgtctttggatggtgggaggaagccggagtacccggagtgaACCCACGCAAAGATTTCTCCAGACTTGTGTcagatatttatataaatatagaaTAAAGGTTGTAAGTGTGGCCTTTTTGTGAAACTTGCAGCTAATGCTTCCATTTTTGTGGCTTTTTCTACTGACATTACAATAATCCAATCATCTTCTTGACCCCATTTGAGCTAATCAACCTCCACTCTGTGTGATTTAAATCTCAGAGTGCTCTCCTCATTTATGCAAACCACTTTCTCCCCATCGTCACCTTGCCTGAGGTCCATCCAAGCCTCAATCTTCTtcttcaccacctccactgtctAGACCCTGGGGGATTCTTTCCTAAATCGTATTGCCACTGGGATTCCATTCTGCCATCATTGGACTCTAAAACGCCAAATTAATTAATATCTCTAGTaaattattttcagttcttCCAAGTGATCTCTTTTTACATtcaagcaacacacacacaaaaaacagaggACCAAGAATGTTTTtgatttaaaggttttattttatgttttcttaaaCATCAATACACCAACAACCAAGAAAGCACACTGTGGCTAATCATTGTAGTATATTTTTGTTCACTACATTTTAATAACGTCAAACTCATGTAGATTTCTTGTGATTGAAAATTGCAGTAAACAAAACTATCATATGATTAAAGACTAATATTAGTTAAATGGAGTTTTAAActtagatatagatagatattttACATACTTCTCATTTCACTCTTTGCTtgctttatttagtttttttagtcTCTatattgtggagaaaaacaaacaaacaaacaaatgaaaatattgttgcaaatgattattttaaaaacaaaaactacaatgAAAAGTTCCtccaccaaaaaaacaaatcgCTATATTAGGAAAATctataataaatgaaaaatgaatcaaTGCAGtacaataataaacaatatcTAAAATGAATCTGGCAGAGTCCTTGGTGCTGTCCATGTAACGAGTCCAGATGTGGATGATCAAGATCACATCAAGGCATAAAAAGCATCAGTGCTAGCAGGAGGGTGAGGACAGGAGAGGCCATCATACCAGGAGAGAAAGTGCTACTGCAGAAAGACAGGAAATAATTAAATAAGTCATGTATAGATAAGCTCATGATAAGTACAGAAATTCTGAATTGCTATcactgcttttgtgtttctgcaaaATCTATGTGGGCTTCAAACTGCAACAAATGATGACTATTCTTAAACAGAGCTTTTTGTGATGAACACTATCATTGGTATAACATCTACATTTTTCATGTCCACACACATTGTTATAAACAGAACATGTTTGAGAAGATTGTTGTGTCTGGAATTGGAATTGTGGTGGGTGAGATCCTGTAAACATCAAAGCATTTCTTAACAGGTATGTTAAAACTTTTTAGTGTTAATTTTAGTGTTTCTGTTTGAAAGAAACACtttctatttattaaaaatcagGAAATGTTTGAGAACATTGCAGTACCTGCCATCTGTTGTGTATGAGGTAGGAATCGAGGTGGTTGAGATCCTGTAAACATCAAAGCATTTCTTAACAGGTATGTTAAAACTTTTTAGCGTTAGTTTTAGTGTTTCTGTTTGAAAGAAACACtttctatttattaaaaatcagGAAATGTTTGAGAACATTGCAGTACCTGCCATCTGTTGTGTATGAGGTAGGAATCGAGGTGGTTGAGATCCTGTAAACATCAAAGCATTTCTTAACAGGTATGTTAAAACTTTTTAGCGTTAGTTTTAGTGTTTCTGTTTGAAAGAAACACtttctatttattaaaaatcagGAAATGTTTGAGAACATTGCAGTACCTGCCATCTGTTGTGTATGAGGTAGGAATCGAGGTGGTTGAGATCCTGTAAACATCAATGCATTTCTTAACAGGTATGTTAAAACTTTTTAGCGTTAGTTTTAGTGTTTCTGTTTGAAAGAAACACtttctatttattaaaaatcagGAAATGTTTGAGAACATTGCAGTACCTGCCATCTGTTGTGTATGAGGTAGGAATCGAGGTGGTTGAGATCCTGTAAACATCAAAGCATTTCTTAACAGGTATGTTAAAACTTTTTAGTGTTAGTTTTAGTGTTTCTGTTTGAAAGAAACACtttctatttattaaaaatcagGAAATGTTTGAGAACATTGCAGTACCTGCCATCTGTTGTGTATGAGGTAGGAATCGAGGTGGGTGAGATCCTGTAAAAGTTAAAGCATTTTTAGAGGGGTATTAAAACTTGTTAGAGTTTCACCTGCATTAACTTTTACATCTAGCAACCACACTTATTCTTGCAAGGTGCTCAAAAATGCATGAGAAAATTGCAGTATCTCTCATCATATATATTGTTTCATATGACATGTTGTATCTTCACATGAGttgtaatttaataatatgtcCTACTGTGATGAGCAGTTTCCTTTATCCTGGTCTCCAGGGGGATGTGTAATTTTTACTGTTCTTACTTGAGGACAAGGCAGTGAACTTCCATTAACTAGAGGTGTGAGATCTATTGGaatgaagaaattaaaataatcatAGAAAACTTGGTTTTGATGATGTGTAAAATGATTGAAATGTTTCATACATTTCTGTTGTAAAAGTTTCAAGTACAATATATAAGTTTAGGaatgaaattatttaaatttgcCTTGTGCACTGAAGATGAAAATGGCACTCCCTCCCTTGAGATAATCTCTGGATTTGATGTCTTCCAAAGATGCAAAATAATATCTACCATACAGGTTATTAGCATAGATGAGCTCATTGTTCTCATCAACAATTTGAATTCCAACATCACGAGGTTTGCCCCAAAAGGGAACACCTATTTATAGAAAGCATATGTAACATAGTGGTTAATAATTTAGTTAGTAGATTTTTTAAGCATTACTTCATTTTTCTGCAAACGTACCAGTGGTGGTGAGCAGATTTGGGTCAGTGGTGAGACTCATTTGGCTTGACATCTGTAGCTGGATGTTGGGGTTCTGATCCACCATTTGGACAGTAAATTGCCTTTGTGGGCAAGGCCATTTCAGTTGGTCATCATAGACACCAGAGACAAGATGCACATATACTCCAAAATCTGTCTGCCTTAGATATAATGCTACCCGGTAAGCATAGCCCTCACTGGAATACTGCCTTGGGCTATATATCAGGGCCGGAGTATGAGTACTGTTCCAAAATCTCTCAAAATCATTAATCTGCCAGGTTCCATCTGGACACTCAAGCTCTGATAGATTGATGTCATCAATAGAGAAGCCACCTGTAGAGTTTCCTGCTCCTTTACGAACCTCAAACTCCACCTGGAACTGCTTGGTGGCATTCAGAGGAACATGGTGGAGAGTCCAGTGAGATGTCGGTGGACCTGGAGGGAGAATTTTTAGATTAATAGGTGAATGTGACGTATGTCTTCAtgacaaaatgtgaaatgtgaaacATTTATACTTCATCTGGAGAAAATCATCATAAATAATCACGCAAATGATTCATTACCACTGATCTGTCCCATGAGGTAGCGAGTTCCTGTGGAGTCCCATTCATCTTGAAACTCTCTGATCCAGATGTTAAGTTTGTCTGTCTGGCTCCCATTGTGGTAATAGTAGAACTGCAGACACTGGACATGACACTCCCTCTGGGGACTCATCCTCTTTGTCTCCAGCCAGGCTGAGTCTCCCTCCTGACCTGGTCCTGTGCTAGCATACATGAAGTAACCCGCATCCTGACCTACAATGCAGTTCAAAATTATCTTACATCAGATCATTAAATCTTAAGTATCaaaagtatttatt
The DNA window shown above is from Astatotilapia calliptera chromosome 11, fAstCal1.2, whole genome shotgun sequence and carries:
- the LOC113032738 gene encoding meprin A subunit beta-like, with the translated sequence MRMKGCVFIFVIMAISEAFPLNPNGLEIVDVGEVKDIPEINKEFLHDDILEPIGKQRSTIINENILWTSPVPYLLNSDLDIDSKGIILRAFDQFRLKSCIDFKPRDSEDYYISVKQLNGCWSYIGRILSNGQELSIGIGCGYIAIVEHEFLHALGFYHEQSRYDRDDYVTINFENILEAYKHNFRIVGSDESTTHGVPYDYLSVMHYGKDDFTNGNGSTIITKDPKFQNLIGQQVEMSTSDVQELNLLYKCSSSIAFKMYCGFTNGTMCQMNRCSKSGNGWEMVTGVYGGPSSDHTNLPSGNSGQGQDAGYFMYASTGPGQEGDSAWLETKRMSPQRECHVQCLQFYYYHNGSQTDKLNIWIREFQDEWDSTGTRYLMGQISGPPTSHWTLHHVPLNATKQFQVEFEVRKGAGNSTGGFSIDDINLSELECPDGTWQINDFERFWNSTHTPALIYSPRQYSSEGYAYRVALYLRQTDFGVYVHLVSGVYDDQLKWPCPQRQFTVQMVDQNPNIQLQMSSQMSLTTDPNLLTTTGVPFWGKPRDVGIQIVDENNELIYANNLYGRYYFASLEDIKSRDYLKGGSAIFIFSAQDLTPLVNGSSLPCPQVRTVKITHPPGDQDKGNCSSQISPTSIPTSYTTDGRISTTSIPTSYTTDGRISTTSIPTSYTTDGRISTTSIPTSYTTDGRISTTSIPTSYTTDGSSTFSPGMMASPVLTLLLALMLFMP